A window of Actinomadura rubteroloni contains these coding sequences:
- a CDS encoding ARPP-2 domain-containing protein yields MTLDLTGLTTGPAQTRGSLRLVPLLRDKPVHGLRLDRRAHHEDIVDVGDGTYYASYIPHAYVLRWTGDDQASAAYGTRLAAAKADRERPARIPVRATRRMARRTGRDRLRFLPLHLAVEGYLALHFGGPEILWDEWSRRAVARGLSPREEAAYLGRSVPGLDDALRVFEIHPGQCGVAVYVADALASVFVVPHPHDYRALHPTLVEDLYGELVHRYAAAGLPAAALTDPIDPASVSSLADLRAQAGLRRRRWAEFHDETMAAGLLDQDGLTWETVQHLDVRGVPEAPSYSLARFLPPFVPRRENHIGEAILDRDGRVAYLKTFRLSETQVRRGFLLRTLAAHGWRLADAAAALGQRESELAMRLNSLGFGTLLHQHVLDHHRAALRR; encoded by the coding sequence ATGACCCTCGACCTCACCGGCCTCACCACCGGGCCCGCGCAGACGCGGGGTTCGCTGCGGCTCGTGCCGCTGCTGCGCGACAAGCCCGTCCACGGCCTGCGGCTGGACCGCCGCGCGCACCACGAGGACATCGTGGACGTCGGCGACGGCACCTACTACGCCAGCTACATCCCGCACGCCTACGTCCTGCGCTGGACGGGCGACGACCAGGCCAGCGCCGCCTACGGCACCCGGCTCGCCGCCGCGAAGGCCGACCGGGAGCGGCCCGCCCGGATCCCGGTGCGCGCGACCCGCCGCATGGCGCGGCGCACCGGCCGCGACCGGCTGCGCTTCCTGCCGCTGCACCTGGCCGTCGAGGGCTACCTCGCGCTGCACTTCGGCGGCCCGGAGATTCTGTGGGACGAGTGGTCGCGGCGGGCGGTCGCGCGCGGCCTGTCGCCGCGCGAGGAGGCCGCCTACCTCGGCCGGTCCGTCCCCGGCCTGGACGACGCGCTGCGCGTCTTCGAGATCCACCCCGGCCAGTGCGGCGTCGCGGTGTACGTCGCGGACGCGCTCGCGAGCGTGTTCGTCGTCCCGCACCCGCACGACTACCGCGCCCTGCACCCGACGCTCGTCGAGGACCTGTACGGCGAACTGGTCCACCGCTACGCCGCCGCGGGCCTGCCCGCCGCCGCGCTCACCGACCCGATCGACCCCGCGTCGGTGTCCTCCCTCGCGGACCTGCGGGCGCAGGCGGGGCTGCGGCGGCGCCGGTGGGCGGAGTTCCACGACGAGACGATGGCCGCCGGGCTCCTCGACCAGGACGGCCTGACGTGGGAGACCGTCCAGCACCTCGACGTCCGGGGCGTCCCGGAGGCGCCGTCGTACTCCCTCGCCCGGTTCCTGCCGCCGTTCGTCCCGCGCCGCGAGAACCACATCGGCGAGGCGATCCTGGACCGGGACGGCCGCGTCGCCTACCTCAAGACGTTCCGGCTCTCGGAGACCCAGGTGCGGCGCGGCTTCCTGCTGCGGACGCTCGCCGCGCACGGCTGGCGGCTCGCCGACGCCGCCGCCGCGCTCGGGCAGCGCGAGAGCGAGCTGGCGATGCGGCTGAACTCGCTCGGGTTCGGGACGCTGCTGCACCAGCACGTCCTGGACCACCACCGCGCGGCGCTGCGCCGCTGA
- a CDS encoding phosphotransferase family protein produces MPEGIDPELVDFDVLAAWMDGRGLPGGPFEDVAPLTGGTQNVLVRFRRGGGDYVLRRGPRHLRARTNEVLRREARVLTALNDTDVPAPRLIAACPDETVMNGAVFYLMTPVDGFNASVTLPEPHASDPKVRREMGLNAARALAALGSVDHEAAGLGDYGRPDGFLERQVGRWTAELESYSELDGYPGPEIPGFAHVARWLEDNRPTTWRPGVMHGDYHLANLMYSPAGPDVAAIVDWEMSTIGDPLVDLGWLLATWPGEDDESALLAGPLGAAGGLPAPDELVAAYAERPAATAGRDLSAITWYAAFACFKLGIVLEGTHARACAGKASKSTGDLLHAITLGLFRRAHAFIAA; encoded by the coding sequence GTGCCCGAGGGAATCGACCCGGAACTCGTCGACTTCGACGTCCTGGCCGCATGGATGGACGGGCGCGGCCTGCCCGGCGGGCCGTTCGAGGACGTCGCGCCGCTCACCGGCGGGACCCAGAACGTCCTCGTCCGGTTCCGGCGCGGCGGCGGCGACTACGTGCTGCGGCGCGGCCCCCGGCACCTGCGCGCCCGGACCAACGAGGTGCTGCGCCGCGAGGCGCGCGTGCTGACCGCGCTGAACGACACCGACGTGCCCGCGCCGCGCCTCATCGCCGCGTGCCCGGACGAGACGGTCATGAACGGCGCGGTGTTCTACCTGATGACGCCGGTGGACGGGTTCAACGCCTCGGTGACGCTGCCCGAGCCGCACGCGTCCGACCCGAAGGTCCGGCGGGAGATGGGCCTGAACGCGGCCCGCGCGCTCGCCGCGCTCGGCTCGGTGGACCACGAGGCCGCCGGGCTCGGCGACTACGGCCGTCCGGACGGGTTCCTGGAGCGGCAGGTCGGCCGGTGGACGGCGGAGCTGGAGTCCTACTCCGAGCTGGACGGCTACCCCGGCCCGGAGATCCCCGGCTTCGCCCACGTCGCGCGGTGGCTGGAGGACAACCGTCCCACGACGTGGCGGCCGGGCGTCATGCACGGCGACTACCACCTGGCGAACCTGATGTACTCCCCCGCCGGACCGGACGTCGCCGCGATCGTGGACTGGGAGATGTCCACGATCGGCGACCCGCTGGTGGACCTCGGCTGGCTGCTGGCGACCTGGCCCGGCGAGGACGACGAGAGCGCGCTGCTGGCCGGCCCGCTCGGCGCGGCGGGCGGGCTCCCGGCGCCGGACGAGCTGGTCGCCGCGTACGCCGAGCGGCCCGCCGCGACCGCCGGGCGGGACCTGTCGGCGATCACCTGGTACGCGGCGTTCGCCTGCTTCAAGCTCGGGATCGTCCTGGAGGGCACGCACGCGCGGGCGTGCGCGGGCAAGGCGTCCAAGAGCACCGGCGACCTGCTGCACGCGATCACGCTCGGGCTGTTCCGCCGGGCGCACGCGTTCATCGCGGCCTGA
- a CDS encoding phosphopantetheine-binding protein, translated as MDITLDGLRAEVAAVLGVDAAELEPEGDLMDAGLDSIRVMMLIERWRADGAAVGFAELAEIPTLAGWHAVLTGARE; from the coding sequence ATGGACATCACCCTGGACGGCCTGCGGGCCGAGGTCGCCGCCGTGCTCGGCGTCGACGCCGCCGAACTGGAGCCCGAGGGCGACCTCATGGACGCGGGCCTGGACTCCATCCGCGTCATGATGCTGATCGAGCGCTGGCGGGCCGACGGCGCCGCCGTCGGGTTCGCCGAACTCGCCGAGATCCCGACGCTCGCTGGCTGGCACGCCGTCCTCACCGGCGCGCGGGAGTGA
- a CDS encoding isochorismatase family protein, whose amino-acid sequence MALPEIAPYPMPGADEIPPPRVGWRPDPRRAVLLVHDMQNYFLDAFAGDPIPTLIANIDALRRAARAAGVPVVYTAQPGGQTPDQRGLQLDFWGAGVGAAAREPAIVDALAPQDGDILLTKWRYSAFLRTDLADLLLPRGRDQLIVTGVYAHIGCQATAVEAFMRDVQPFFVADALADFSAADHRAAVSFAARRCAVVTATAPLVRALAAVPAR is encoded by the coding sequence GTGGCCCTGCCCGAGATCGCCCCCTACCCGATGCCGGGCGCGGACGAGATCCCGCCGCCCCGCGTGGGCTGGCGCCCCGACCCCCGGCGCGCCGTCCTGCTCGTCCACGACATGCAGAACTACTTCCTGGACGCCTTCGCCGGCGACCCGATCCCGACGCTGATCGCGAACATCGACGCGCTGCGCCGGGCGGCCCGCGCGGCGGGCGTCCCGGTCGTCTACACCGCGCAGCCCGGCGGCCAGACCCCCGACCAGCGCGGCCTCCAGCTCGACTTCTGGGGCGCCGGGGTCGGCGCCGCCGCCCGCGAGCCCGCCATCGTGGACGCCCTCGCCCCGCAGGACGGCGACATTCTCCTCACCAAGTGGCGCTACAGCGCTTTCCTGCGCACCGACCTCGCCGACCTGCTGCTTCCGCGCGGGCGCGACCAGCTCATCGTCACCGGCGTCTACGCTCACATCGGCTGCCAGGCGACGGCCGTGGAGGCGTTCATGCGCGACGTCCAGCCGTTCTTCGTCGCCGACGCGCTCGCCGACTTCTCCGCCGCCGACCACCGCGCGGCCGTGTCGTTCGCCGCGCGCCGCTGCGCGGTCGTCACCGCGACCGCTCCGCTCGTCCGCGCGCTCGCCGCCGTCCCCGCCCGCTGA
- a CDS encoding (2,3-dihydroxybenzoyl)adenylate synthase: MLPGAVPWPADAAAHYRAAGYWRGETFGALLRSVASRHAGRTAVVGGDHRWTYAELDRRADRAAAGLRALGVAPRDRVVVQLPNVPEFAEVVFGLLRLGAIPVFALPAHRRAEIGHFLDHTEAAAYVIPDRHAGFDHRALAREVGARNVVVVGDAEEFVPYAEVPAEPVELPGPDPSDVALMQLSGGTTGTPKLIPRTHDDYLYSCRASAEICGLTPGSAYLCALPAAHNFALSSPGVLGALTAGAKVVFAPLPSPDVAFPLIERERVTITGLVPPLALVWLAAAPATRHDLSSLEVLQVGGAKFAAEAAARVGPVLGCEVQQVFGMAEGLVNYTRPGDPEDVRVATQGRPISPADEVRVVDDDDRDVPSGTVGHLLTRGPYTIRGYYRSPEHNTRAFTADGYYRTGDLVRRTPDGNLVVEGRAKDQINRGGEKIAAEEVENHLLAHPAVHDAAVVAVPDPVLGERTCAFLVPVGDPPTLAAVRAFLRGRGLADYKIPDRVVPVAVFPSTGVGKTSRRDLRAALRAGLTTR; the protein is encoded by the coding sequence ATGCTCCCCGGAGCCGTGCCGTGGCCCGCCGACGCCGCCGCGCACTACCGCGCCGCCGGATACTGGCGCGGCGAGACGTTCGGCGCGCTGCTGCGCTCGGTCGCGTCCCGCCACGCCGGACGGACGGCCGTCGTCGGCGGCGACCACCGCTGGACCTACGCCGAGCTGGACCGCCGCGCCGACCGCGCCGCCGCCGGGCTGCGCGCGCTCGGCGTCGCGCCCCGCGACCGCGTCGTCGTGCAGCTCCCGAACGTCCCGGAGTTCGCCGAGGTCGTGTTCGGGCTGCTGCGGCTCGGCGCGATCCCGGTGTTCGCGCTGCCCGCGCACCGCCGCGCCGAGATCGGGCACTTCCTCGACCACACCGAGGCCGCCGCCTACGTGATCCCCGACCGGCACGCCGGGTTCGACCACCGCGCCCTCGCCCGCGAGGTCGGAGCGCGCAACGTCGTCGTGGTGGGGGACGCCGAGGAGTTCGTCCCCTACGCCGAGGTGCCCGCCGAACCGGTCGAGTTGCCCGGCCCCGACCCGTCCGACGTCGCGCTGATGCAGCTCTCCGGCGGCACCACCGGCACGCCGAAGCTGATCCCGCGCACCCACGACGACTACCTCTACAGTTGCCGTGCCAGCGCCGAGATCTGCGGCCTCACCCCGGGCAGCGCCTACCTGTGCGCGCTGCCCGCCGCGCACAACTTCGCGCTCAGCTCGCCGGGCGTGCTCGGCGCGCTCACCGCCGGGGCGAAGGTCGTCTTCGCGCCGCTGCCGAGCCCGGACGTCGCGTTCCCGCTCATCGAACGCGAGCGCGTCACGATCACCGGGCTCGTGCCGCCGCTCGCGCTCGTCTGGCTCGCCGCCGCGCCCGCGACCCGCCACGACCTGTCCAGCCTGGAGGTCCTCCAGGTCGGCGGGGCCAAGTTCGCCGCCGAGGCCGCCGCCCGCGTCGGGCCGGTGCTCGGCTGCGAGGTCCAGCAGGTGTTCGGGATGGCGGAGGGGCTCGTCAACTACACGCGGCCCGGCGATCCCGAGGACGTCCGCGTCGCGACGCAGGGCCGTCCGATCTCGCCCGCCGACGAGGTCCGCGTCGTGGACGACGACGACCGCGACGTCCCGTCCGGCACCGTCGGGCACCTGCTCACGCGCGGCCCCTACACGATTCGGGGCTACTACCGATCGCCCGAGCACAACACCCGCGCGTTCACCGCCGACGGTTATTACCGCACCGGTGATCTCGTCCGCCGCACCCCGGACGGGAACCTCGTCGTGGAGGGACGCGCCAAGGACCAGATCAACCGGGGCGGCGAGAAGATCGCCGCCGAAGAGGTCGAGAACCACCTGCTCGCCCACCCCGCCGTCCACGACGCCGCCGTCGTGGCCGTCCCCGACCCGGTGCTCGGCGAGCGGACCTGCGCGTTCCTCGTCCCCGTCGGCGACCCGCCGACCCTCGCCGCCGTGCGCGCGTTCCTGCGCGGCCGGGGCCTGGCCGACTACAAGATCCCCGACCGCGTCGTGCCCGTCGCGGTGTTCCCGTCCACCGGCGTCGGCAAGACCAGCCGCCGCGACCTGCGCGCCGCCCTGCGGGCCGGCCTGACCACCCGCTGA
- a CDS encoding 2,3-dihydro-2,3-dihydroxybenzoate dehydrogenase produces the protein MDGIDGTTALVTGAGGGIGAAVARALAAAGASVAALDRDADAAERTAADLPGPALALPADVADPAAVEAAVDRAERDLGPLGVLVNTAGILRPAPVLDLADADWAATFAVNATGVLLASRAVARRMVPRRAGAIVTVGSNAARVPRARIAAYAAAKAAAVQFTKCLGLELAAHGIRCNVVSPGSTGTAMQRDLWPDPAAGERAAVRGDLAEHRTGIPLGRIADPADVADAVVFLASDRARHITLHDLYVDGGASLR, from the coding sequence GTGGACGGCATCGACGGCACGACCGCCCTGGTGACCGGCGCGGGCGGCGGGATAGGCGCGGCCGTCGCCCGCGCCCTCGCGGCGGCGGGCGCGTCCGTCGCCGCGCTCGACCGCGACGCCGACGCCGCCGAGCGGACCGCCGCGGACCTGCCCGGCCCCGCGCTGGCCCTGCCCGCCGACGTCGCCGACCCCGCCGCCGTCGAGGCCGCCGTGGACCGCGCCGAACGCGACCTCGGGCCGCTCGGCGTGCTCGTCAACACCGCCGGAATCCTGCGGCCCGCGCCCGTCCTGGACCTCGCCGACGCCGACTGGGCCGCGACGTTCGCGGTCAACGCCACCGGCGTGCTGCTGGCGTCCCGCGCGGTCGCGCGCCGCATGGTCCCGCGCCGTGCCGGAGCGATCGTCACGGTCGGCTCCAACGCGGCGCGGGTCCCCCGCGCCCGCATCGCCGCCTACGCCGCAGCCAAGGCCGCCGCCGTCCAGTTCACCAAGTGCCTCGGCCTGGAACTGGCCGCGCACGGCATCCGCTGCAACGTCGTCTCGCCCGGCTCGACCGGCACCGCGATGCAGCGCGACCTGTGGCCCGACCCCGCCGCCGGGGAGCGCGCGGCCGTGCGCGGCGACCTCGCCGAGCACCGCACCGGGATCCCGCTCGGCCGGATCGCCGACCCCGCCGACGTCGCCGACGCCGTGGTGTTCCTCGCCTCCGACCGCGCCCGCCACATCACCCTGCACGACCTGTACGTGGACGGCGGCGCGTCCCTGCGCTGA
- a CDS encoding iron chelate uptake ABC transporter family permease subunit translates to MSPPSAVSAAPRAAAGPASPRPRAGRVLGPLAVLGAAVALLAVASLFVGGGATPPGRVLDFLLDRHGARADGDLRTVVTTLRVPRTLAGLAVGAALGLAGALLQAATRNPLAETGLLGVNGGAALGVVTGLTFFGAGSGAGYLPWALGGALAASVLVLLVAGAGRTGASPLRLVLAGAAITTSASGAINLIVLGTGRTYDEYRFWVLGSLAGVTAHALLGVLPVLAVGAVLAVPAVRPLAALALGDDTARALGHRPGATRVLVAVAVTLLAAGSVALAGPLTFLGLVAGYAARRLAGPRTGGQLAAAALTGAAVLLAADLAARVVIKPYETSVALVLAVFGAPLLILLVRSRNVLLFGAPAAPDAGRGREHARPGVPRPDDSLVLRAGNRSVLVPRRGALAALGLGALAALVLAGCAVFGSTVLSPGEALRALLGDAPPGDVLMVREFGLPRIAVAMLVGGALGVAGCLTQTMARNRLASPDFLGVNEGATLAVLLTLIGGGTLGAWWAGPLGGLLAAALVLLVAGGTGTGGHRVLVTGFAVAAVLRALVELLLARKDLDFAYAMFAWSVGSLNGRDYASAGPLCAGLAVLLPLALLAGRRLALLRFGPDVAGVLGSDARRTRLLALVVAACLAGLAVGVGGPIGFVALSAPVVATWISGPARVPLVASGLAGAVFVALADTFGRVAGGESEIPVGAVAGLVAGPFLLTVLLRERRG, encoded by the coding sequence ATGTCTCCCCCGTCCGCCGTCTCCGCCGCGCCGCGCGCCGCCGCCGGTCCGGCGTCCCCGCGCCCCCGCGCCGGGCGCGTCCTCGGCCCGCTGGCCGTGCTCGGCGCGGCCGTCGCGCTGCTGGCGGTCGCGTCGCTGTTCGTCGGCGGCGGCGCCACCCCGCCCGGACGCGTCCTGGACTTCCTGCTGGACCGGCACGGCGCACGCGCCGACGGCGACCTGCGCACGGTCGTGACGACGCTGCGCGTCCCGCGCACGCTCGCCGGGCTCGCGGTCGGCGCGGCGCTCGGCCTGGCCGGCGCGCTGTTGCAGGCCGCCACGCGCAACCCGCTCGCCGAGACCGGGCTGCTCGGCGTGAACGGCGGCGCGGCGCTCGGCGTCGTCACCGGGCTGACGTTCTTCGGGGCGGGGTCGGGCGCGGGCTACCTGCCGTGGGCGCTCGGCGGGGCGCTGGCCGCGAGCGTGCTCGTCCTGCTGGTGGCGGGCGCCGGACGGACGGGCGCGTCGCCGCTGCGGCTCGTCCTGGCCGGGGCGGCGATCACCACGAGCGCGTCCGGGGCGATCAACCTCATCGTCCTCGGGACGGGCAGGACCTACGACGAGTACCGGTTCTGGGTGCTCGGCTCGCTCGCCGGCGTCACCGCGCACGCCCTGCTCGGCGTGCTGCCCGTGCTCGCGGTCGGCGCCGTCCTGGCCGTGCCCGCCGTGCGCCCGCTCGCGGCCCTCGCGCTCGGCGACGACACCGCCCGCGCGCTCGGCCACCGGCCCGGCGCGACCCGCGTGCTCGTCGCCGTCGCCGTGACGCTGCTGGCCGCCGGATCCGTCGCGCTCGCCGGGCCGCTGACGTTCCTCGGCCTCGTCGCGGGCTACGCCGCGCGGCGCCTGGCCGGGCCGCGCACCGGCGGCCAGCTCGCCGCCGCCGCGCTCACCGGCGCGGCCGTCCTGCTGGCCGCCGACCTGGCCGCCCGCGTCGTCATCAAGCCGTACGAGACGTCCGTCGCGCTGGTGCTGGCGGTGTTCGGAGCTCCGCTGCTGATCCTGCTCGTCCGGTCCCGGAACGTGCTGCTGTTCGGCGCGCCCGCCGCGCCGGACGCCGGACGCGGCCGGGAGCACGCCCGGCCGGGCGTGCCGCGTCCCGACGACAGCCTGGTGCTGCGCGCCGGGAACCGGTCGGTGCTCGTCCCGCGCCGGGGCGCGCTCGCCGCGCTCGGGCTCGGCGCGCTCGCCGCGCTCGTCCTCGCCGGGTGCGCGGTGTTCGGTTCGACCGTGCTGTCGCCCGGGGAGGCTCTGCGGGCCCTGCTCGGGGACGCTCCGCCCGGCGACGTCCTCATGGTCCGGGAGTTCGGGCTGCCGCGGATCGCCGTCGCGATGCTCGTCGGCGGCGCGCTCGGCGTCGCGGGCTGCCTCACCCAGACGATGGCCCGCAACCGGCTCGCCTCCCCCGACTTCCTCGGCGTCAACGAGGGCGCGACGCTCGCCGTCCTGCTGACGCTGATCGGCGGCGGAACGCTCGGCGCGTGGTGGGCCGGGCCGCTCGGCGGGCTGCTGGCCGCCGCGCTCGTCCTGCTCGTCGCGGGTGGGACGGGCACCGGCGGCCACCGCGTCCTCGTCACCGGGTTCGCCGTCGCGGCCGTGCTGCGCGCGCTCGTCGAACTGCTGCTCGCCCGCAAGGACCTGGACTTCGCCTACGCGATGTTCGCCTGGAGCGTCGGCAGCCTCAACGGCCGCGACTACGCGTCCGCCGGGCCGCTGTGCGCCGGGCTGGCCGTGCTGCTGCCGCTCGCGCTGCTCGCCGGACGGCGGCTGGCGCTCCTGCGGTTCGGCCCGGACGTCGCGGGCGTGCTCGGCTCCGACGCCCGCCGCACCCGGCTGCTCGCGCTCGTCGTCGCCGCCTGCCTGGCCGGGCTCGCGGTCGGGGTGGGCGGGCCGATCGGGTTCGTCGCGCTCAGCGCCCCCGTCGTCGCGACCTGGATCAGCGGGCCCGCGCGGGTGCCGCTGGTCGCGTCCGGGCTGGCCGGGGCCGTGTTCGTCGCGCTCGCCGACACGTTCGGCCGGGTCGCGGGCGGGGAGTCGGAGATCCCCGTCGGCGCCGTCGCCGGGCTGGTGGCCGGGCCGTTCCTGTTGACCGTCCTGCTGCGCGAGCGGCGGGGCTGA
- a CDS encoding ABC transporter ATP-binding protein has translation MELVLEGVRAGYPGLVAVDGVDLRVPPGQVVAIVGPNGCGKSTLLRSVARVHRPLAGRITVGGADLWALRPRQAAHRVTLLPQHPVAPEGVTVAGLVAYGRHPHQGLFRQWSAEDERVVADAMDATGVAALAGRRVDRLSGGQRQRCWLAMVLAQQTPVTLLDEPTSALDLGHQVEVLDLVRSVARDGRTIVMVLHDIAAAARYADLLVALRDGRIVAAGPPRDVVDAGLVRTLYGIEADVLAAPGDGAPVIVPAATA, from the coding sequence GTGGAACTCGTGCTGGAGGGCGTCCGGGCGGGCTATCCCGGGCTCGTCGCCGTGGACGGCGTCGACCTGCGCGTCCCGCCCGGCCAGGTCGTGGCGATCGTCGGGCCCAACGGCTGCGGGAAGTCGACGCTGCTGCGGTCGGTCGCGCGCGTCCACCGGCCCCTCGCCGGGCGGATCACCGTCGGCGGCGCGGACCTGTGGGCGCTGCGGCCCCGGCAGGCCGCGCACCGCGTCACGCTGCTCCCCCAGCATCCGGTCGCGCCCGAGGGCGTCACGGTCGCCGGGCTCGTCGCCTACGGCCGCCACCCGCACCAGGGCCTGTTCCGGCAGTGGTCGGCCGAGGACGAGCGCGTCGTCGCCGACGCGATGGACGCGACCGGCGTCGCCGCCCTCGCCGGACGCCGCGTGGACCGGCTGTCGGGCGGGCAGCGGCAGCGCTGCTGGCTCGCGATGGTCCTCGCGCAGCAGACGCCCGTCACGCTGCTGGACGAGCCGACGAGCGCACTCGACCTCGGCCACCAGGTCGAGGTGCTGGACCTCGTGCGGTCGGTCGCGCGCGACGGCCGGACGATCGTCATGGTCCTGCACGACATCGCCGCCGCCGCCCGGTACGCCGACCTGCTCGTCGCGCTGCGCGACGGCCGGATCGTCGCCGCCGGGCCGCCGCGCGACGTGGTGGACGCCGGGCTCGTCCGGACGCTCTACGGCATCGAGGCGGACGTGCTCGCGGCGCCCGGCGACGGGGCCCCGGTGATCGTCCCGGCGGCGACGGCGTGA
- a CDS encoding alpha/beta hydrolase, whose protein sequence is MSAPAPAQTEPFRPLEAVAAPPPVDPVRSPVVRDLGDGTHLVTFAWRGAAERVLVLVNTVSEGHRGDLAPILMDRVPGSDLWHRTFRCPSDLRATYQFHPCDGPLDAADDAAWARVRRAAVPDPLNPHRLPSWIPGAVTSLLELPGAPPQPWRDPRPGVPGGSLRTLDVAGRTVHAYLPPGDGPADLLVLLDGELWSGLVPIAPTLDNLLADGRIGPTLALLPESGGSRDADLGGPAHARFLAEDLPALAARLRTPTGRRTIAGQSLGGYAAAAAALRHPDAFGTVIAQSGAFWTDGEALTAAYAASPRQPVRFRLQVGTHEWRLRPAVRRFHAVLRDRGYDADLAEYTGGHDLACWRGGLAEALARP, encoded by the coding sequence GTGAGCGCGCCCGCGCCCGCGCAGACCGAGCCGTTCCGGCCGCTGGAGGCCGTGGCGGCGCCGCCACCGGTCGATCCCGTCCGGTCGCCGGTCGTGCGCGACCTCGGGGACGGCACGCATCTCGTGACGTTCGCCTGGCGCGGCGCGGCCGAGCGGGTTCTCGTGCTGGTCAACACGGTGTCGGAGGGGCATCGCGGGGATCTGGCACCCATCCTCATGGACCGCGTGCCGGGGTCGGATCTGTGGCACCGGACGTTCCGCTGCCCGTCCGACCTGCGCGCCACCTACCAGTTCCACCCGTGCGACGGGCCGCTTGACGCCGCCGACGACGCGGCGTGGGCGCGGGTGCGGCGCGCGGCGGTGCCCGATCCGCTCAACCCGCACCGGCTGCCGTCGTGGATCCCCGGCGCGGTGACGTCGCTGCTGGAGCTGCCGGGCGCGCCGCCGCAGCCATGGCGCGACCCGCGTCCGGGCGTCCCGGGGGGTTCACTGCGCACCCTGGACGTCGCCGGACGGACCGTCCACGCCTACCTGCCGCCCGGCGACGGGCCCGCCGACCTGCTCGTCCTGCTGGACGGGGAACTGTGGTCCGGGCTCGTCCCGATCGCGCCGACACTGGACAATCTGCTCGCCGACGGGCGGATCGGGCCGACGCTGGCGCTGCTGCCCGAGTCCGGCGGCTCCCGCGACGCCGACCTCGGCGGCCCCGCCCACGCCCGGTTCCTCGCCGAGGACCTGCCCGCGCTCGCCGCGCGGCTGCGCACGCCGACCGGACGGCGGACGATCGCCGGGCAGAGCCTCGGCGGGTACGCCGCCGCTGCCGCCGCGCTCCGGCACCCGGACGCCTTCGGGACCGTCATCGCCCAGTCCGGCGCGTTCTGGACCGACGGCGAGGCGCTGACGGCCGCGTACGCGGCGAGCCCCCGGCAGCCCGTCCGGTTCCGGCTCCAGGTCGGGACGCACGAGTGGCGGCTGCGGCCCGCCGTCCGCCGGTTCCACGCCGTCCTGCGCGACCGGGGCTACGACGCGGACCTCGCCGAGTACACCGGCGGGCACGACCTCGCCTGCTGGCGGGGCGGGCTCGCCGAAGCGCTCGCCCGCCCCTGA